One genomic window of Acidovorax radicis includes the following:
- a CDS encoding acyl-CoA dehydrogenase family protein, producing MHVATPPAPSPPSTAHLALPFFDDAHRTLAAGLVPWAAAQAVDETDDRAACRDWVQRLGAGGWLRYCVPAAHGGALPALDSRALVLLRETLAYHSPLADFAFAMQGLGSGAITLAGSPAQQAHYLQGVARGELIAAFALSEPEAGSDVGAMKTIATSAYPTGATGTFCLNGTKTWISNGGIADFYCVFAKTDPSGGTRGISAFIVDANTPGLDASRHIHVMAPHPLATLQFTNCTVPATALLGEENGGFKLAMRTLDIFRASVAAAALGMARRALAEAVHHARQRRMFGQTLADFQLTQAKIGEMAALVDSAALLTYRAAWLRDTGQARVTAEAAMAKMTATENAQRVIDMALQLHGGRGVEVGSKVESLYRDIRSLRIYEGATEVQQLIIGKAVLQE from the coding sequence ATGCACGTCGCAACGCCCCCCGCCCCCTCCCCGCCCTCCACGGCGCACCTGGCCCTGCCCTTTTTTGACGACGCCCACCGCACGCTGGCCGCAGGCCTGGTGCCCTGGGCGGCCGCGCAAGCGGTCGATGAAACCGACGACCGCGCCGCCTGCCGCGACTGGGTGCAACGCCTGGGCGCGGGCGGCTGGCTGCGCTACTGCGTGCCTGCCGCACATGGCGGCGCGCTGCCCGCGCTGGACTCGCGCGCGCTGGTGCTGCTGCGCGAGACGCTGGCCTACCACTCGCCGCTGGCGGACTTTGCGTTTGCGATGCAGGGGCTGGGCAGTGGCGCGATCACGCTGGCGGGCAGCCCCGCGCAGCAGGCACACTACCTGCAGGGCGTGGCGCGCGGCGAGCTGATCGCGGCGTTTGCACTCAGCGAGCCAGAGGCAGGATCAGATGTTGGCGCTATGAAAACAATAGCTACCAGCGCATATCCCACTGGCGCTACAGGCACTTTTTGCTTGAACGGCACCAAGACCTGGATCAGCAATGGCGGCATTGCGGACTTCTACTGCGTGTTCGCCAAGACCGACCCGAGCGGCGGCACGCGCGGCATCAGTGCCTTCATCGTCGATGCCAACACACCCGGCCTGGACGCCTCGCGCCATATCCATGTGATGGCGCCCCACCCGCTGGCCACGCTGCAGTTCACCAACTGCACCGTGCCCGCCACCGCGCTGTTGGGCGAGGAGAACGGCGGCTTCAAGCTCGCCATGCGCACGCTGGACATCTTCCGCGCATCGGTGGCCGCTGCGGCTCTGGGCATGGCGCGCCGTGCGCTGGCCGAGGCCGTGCACCACGCGCGCCAGCGCCGCATGTTCGGCCAGACGCTGGCCGACTTTCAGCTCACGCAGGCCAAGATCGGCGAGATGGCTGCGCTGGTGGACAGCGCCGCGCTGCTCACCTACCGCGCGGCCTGGCTGCGCGACACCGGCCAGGCGCGGGTCACGGCAGAAGCAGCGATGGCCAAGATGACGGCCACCGAAAACGCCCAGCGCGTGATCGACATGGCGCTGCAACTGCACGGCGGGCGCGGCGTGGAGGTGGGCAGCAAGGTCGAGTCGCTGTACCGCGACATCCGCTCGCTGCGCATCTACGAAGGCGCTACCGAGGTGCAACAACTCATCATCGGCAAGGCCGTTCTGCAGGAGTGA
- a CDS encoding enoyl-CoA hydratase family protein encodes MKHYIGASNPMREQFNPQASYVAEHFALSFADGVGTVTLNRPDRKNPLTFQSYAELRDFFYALRFATDVKAIVVTGAGGNFCSGGDVHEIIGPLTTMTMPELLEFTRMTGDLVKAMRACPQPVLGAIDGICAGAGAMMALACDMRYGTEATKTAFLFTRVGLAGADMGACALLPRMIGQGRASELLFTGRAMTAHEGLAWGFFNDLYESADLLANVQATARALADGPTFAHGMTKTMLSQEWSMTIEQAIEAEAQAQAICMQTEDFRRAYEAFAAKQKPVFQGD; translated from the coding sequence ATGAAGCACTACATCGGGGCGAGCAACCCCATGCGCGAGCAGTTCAACCCGCAGGCCAGCTATGTAGCCGAGCACTTTGCCTTGAGCTTTGCCGATGGTGTGGGCACCGTCACGCTCAACCGGCCGGACCGCAAGAACCCGCTCACCTTCCAGAGCTATGCCGAGCTGCGCGACTTCTTCTACGCGCTGCGCTTTGCCACCGACGTGAAAGCCATCGTGGTCACCGGTGCGGGCGGCAACTTCTGCTCGGGCGGCGACGTGCACGAGATCATCGGCCCGCTGACCACCATGACCATGCCCGAGCTGCTGGAGTTCACGCGCATGACCGGCGACCTGGTGAAAGCCATGCGCGCCTGCCCGCAGCCCGTGCTGGGCGCCATTGACGGCATCTGCGCCGGTGCGGGCGCCATGATGGCGCTGGCCTGCGACATGCGCTACGGCACCGAGGCCACCAAGACCGCGTTCTTGTTCACCCGCGTGGGCCTGGCGGGCGCCGACATGGGCGCCTGCGCACTGCTGCCGCGCATGATCGGCCAGGGCCGCGCCAGCGAGCTGCTGTTCACCGGCCGCGCGATGACGGCGCATGAGGGCCTGGCCTGGGGCTTCTTCAACGACCTGTATGAAAGCGCCGACTTGCTGGCCAACGTGCAGGCCACCGCGCGCGCGCTGGCCGATGGCCCCACCTTCGCCCACGGCATGACCAAGACCATGCTGAGCCAGGAGTGGAGCATGACCATCGAGCAGGCCATCGAGGCCGAGGCGCAGGCCCAGGCGATCTGCATGCAGACCGAAGACTTCCGCCGCGCGTACGAGGCGTTTGCCGCCAAGCAAAAGCCGGTGTTCCAGGGAGATTGA
- a CDS encoding MarR family winged helix-turn-helix transcriptional regulator, protein MDLEARLHGAAPSEHPEALRLWLRLLTCTQLIEKQVRSHLRAQFDTTLPRFDLMAQLERAPDGMKMKELSRRMMVTSGNITGITDQLVAEGLVERMDVVGDRRAYLVRLTPQGRAQFNTMARQHEQWIVDAFATLGERDIATLYRLLGKVKEHTQETAE, encoded by the coding sequence ATGGACCTAGAAGCCCGCCTGCACGGCGCCGCACCCAGCGAACACCCCGAAGCCCTGCGCCTGTGGCTGCGCCTGCTCACCTGCACGCAGCTCATCGAAAAGCAGGTGCGCAGCCACCTGCGTGCGCAGTTCGACACCACCTTGCCGCGTTTTGACCTGATGGCGCAGCTGGAGCGCGCGCCCGACGGCATGAAGATGAAAGAGCTCTCGCGCCGCATGATGGTGACGAGCGGCAACATCACCGGCATCACCGACCAGCTGGTGGCCGAAGGGCTGGTGGAGCGCATGGACGTGGTAGGCGACCGACGCGCGTACCTGGTGCGCCTCACGCCGCAAGGCCGCGCGCAGTTCAACACCATGGCACGCCAGCACGAGCAATGGATCGTCGATGCCTTCGCCACGCTGGGCGAGCGCGACATCGCCACCTTGTACCGATTGCTGGGCAAGGTCAAGGAACACACACAGGAGACAGCCGAATGA